A genomic window from Vanessa atalanta chromosome 7, ilVanAtal1.2, whole genome shotgun sequence includes:
- the LOC125065426 gene encoding odorant receptor 4-like produces the protein MLTLNFKVSEEEYEEFSTGVIDPQIFYKNFYVLLKFFQVLDAPIPKWTYLAKFLMALSAITAQSLLSLSIYHGIDNFDLSFMTEAGTYFIVVSYKLLILVCTKFNLASYHSLQRIIKEDFTYACNKGGKHRKVFFYNQIQTRKICKVANIFMVGIAVAIVAISILSLVYYLATHEKGEGSRPLLFPFWAFDTDFGATPTYEIAFVFANTCVSAYAFNYIFMSITQIIWIREIAVKADIVILCIQDLMDGIHTTNDSDEKKYFGMLIKYRMREVVNQHHSMIILIEHYAKVYKKLLLFEQKVSAPVVCLSAYASTEATDGGGFNAILMVLCIGAIVLVFIPCCLCTYLSIKVTSICYAFWDIPFWNGGLVIRPYLVLMTQMSLRPLPLKASGFEEVSVQTFAGKMASAYSYFNMLRQLNI, from the exons atgttaactttaaattttaaagtatctgAAGAAGAATATGAAGAATTTTCGACAGGGGTTATTGAtcctcaaatattttataagaatttttacGTGCTTTTGAAATTTTTTCAAGTACTGGACGCTCCAATTCCAAAATGGAC atatttgGCTAAATTTTTGATGGCGCTTAGTGCAATTACTGCTCAGAGTCTCCTATCATTGAGTATCTATCATGGTATTGACAACTTTGATTTATCATTCATGACAGAAGCGGGTACTTACTTCATTGTCGTGTCGTACAAGCTGCTGATACTCGTCTGCACGAAGTTTAATCTTGCCAGTTATCATTCTTTACAACGTATCATAAAAGAAGATTTTACATATGCCTGTAATAAGGGTGGAAAACACAG gaaggtttttttttacaatcagATCCAAACACGTAAAATATGCAAGGTGGCGAATATTTTCATGGTTGGTATAGCCGTGGCCATAGTAGCCATATCTATACTTTCACTTGTATACTATCTGGCAACTCACGAAAAGGGTGAAGGAAGCAGACCACTTCTTTTCCCATTTTGGGCCTTCGATACCGATTTTGGAGCGACGCCGACTTACGAAATAGCGTTTGTATTTGCAAATACATGTGTCAGTGCATacgcatttaattatattt TCATGAGTATAACCCAAATAATATGGATCAGAGAAATAGCAGTCAAAGCCGATATCGTCATATTGTGCATCCAGGACCTAATGGACGGAATACACACAACTAATGATAGCGAcgagaaaaaatatttcggtatgcttataaaatatcGAATGAGGGAAGTTGTCAATCAACATCATTCAATGATTAT CTTGATAGAACATTATGCCAAAGTTTATAAGAAACTGCTGTTATTCGAACAAAAAGTTAGCGCTCCCGTTGTTTGTCTGAGCGCTTACGCTTCGACCGAG GCAACGGATGGGGGCGGATTTAATGCTATTCTGATGGTTCTTTGTATCGGAGCAATAGTATTAGTTTTTATACCGTGTTGTTTATGCACTTACTTGTCTATTAAG GTAACTTCAATTTGCTATGCATTTTGGGACATCCCCTTCTGGAATGGCGGTCTTGTCATACGGCCGTATCTTGTACTTATGACGCAAATGTCTCTAAGACCTCTCCCACTCAAAGCATCGGGTTTCGAAGAAGTGTCCGTGCAAACATTTGCTGGT aaaatggCGTCTGCGTATTCTTATTTCAATATGCTGcgacaattaaatatataa